ATCTATGGTTTTTTTCTGGATAAGAAATGATTTAATAAAAGTCCAACTAAAATAAAGGCAAAACCAATCATAGTTTGGGTATTTGATGTTCTATGTAAGAATATATATACCCATAAAGGACCTAATACCATTTCTAATATAGCAATTAGTGACGCATTTTGTGCTGTTGTATATTTAACTCCTATATTGTAGCAACCGTAACCAAGAGCCACATTTACTACTCCTAGTAGTGAAACAGCAATATATTCATGCATTGACATATGGAATATAATGTTTCTGTCACTTCCTATAAAAACAAGTAATATCAATCCTGTAAATAGATTTCCAATACATGTAAGACTTATTGGCTCAATATTTTTTATTTTATTTGCAGATATTGTCATTCCTGTAAAAAATATGCTTTCAAAGAAAGCTACAGCATTTCCATAAGCTGACCCATCGCTATTTCCTGAAGTCATGAATAATATAACTCCAATAAGTATTAATAAAATTGCAGGTATTTTTCTATATTCTCTTATCTTCAAAATAAAAAAGTTAATAATGAAAATCCAAAATATACTTGCATATTGCATTCCTATGGCAATTGGAGCAACTGTATTTTTTAACGCAATAGTAATAGAAGCACATAATCCAAAGTAAGAAAATAAGAAGATTATAAGCTCTTTACTAATTTTAAAATTTTTTATTCTCAAAAATGGAAGTAAAACAATTCCAGCTATTACAGATCTATAACATGATAAAAATAATGGCGGAAGATTTACTCCACTTACAATTGGAGCGTTCAAGCTCCAGAATAAAGCTCCTAAAAAAACAAACAAATTACCTTTTTTCTCGTTCATAAGTCATTTTCTCCTAATTTTAAGTTATTTTGAAACTAATGTAATCGGAATAATAACTTTTGTAATATGTTTTTCGCTATATTCTATATCTAGAGGAGAGATGATAAACTCTTCCGAAATTGGTCCTGCAACTTCATATCCATGTTTATTTATCCATTGAAGAAGACTTACGTGACAATTAATTATTTCACTGTAATCACCTATATGATAAGCTGTACAAGCTAGATACCCTCCATACTCTCTAATATGTCCAGTATCTTTTGGAACTATCTGATCACTTTCTATCAAAACACCAAACTCAACATCGCAATCTTTCATTAAAAATTGTTCTAATGGTTTTGCATAATATGTAACAATAGTAGAACTTGTCATAGATACCCCATTTTCTGTACATTTTTCATAGATATCCATCCATCGCTGTAATGATACT
This DNA window, taken from Fusobacterium sp. DD2, encodes the following:
- a CDS encoding DMT family transporter, whose translation is MNEKKGNLFVFLGALFWSLNAPIVSGVNLPPLFLSCYRSVIAGIVLLPFLRIKNFKISKELIIFLFSYFGLCASITIALKNTVAPIAIGMQYASIFWIFIINFFILKIREYRKIPAILLILIGVILFMTSGNSDGSAYGNAVAFFESIFFTGMTISANKIKNIEPISLTCIGNLFTGLILLVFIGSDRNIIFHMSMHEYIAVSLLGVVNVALGYGCYNIGVKYTTAQNASLIAILEMVLGPLWVYIFLHRTSNTQTMIGFAFILVGLLLNHFLSRKKP